In one window of Prevotella sp. E13-17 DNA:
- a CDS encoding exo-alpha-sialidase has translation MKQIFSFFLVILFCLQGVYAGSKAPYTGSRIFWDTATKKQIFSSGGYPRMIELQDGRLMAVCENKGIDIAFSSNKGNTWTAPTKIVMNGNIPECAPDLIQLSDGTILVAYNPRPSAPYSADRLFGIHLKRSIDNGKTWSDDIAVFDGNYDFRDGCWEPAFLEMPDGEVHLYFADETPYTSNDDQRIAICRSYDKGATWTAPKTVAYHSGSRDGMPSAVILDNDSIALCFENPGWPGVGDFIPTIAVCAVKDNWKRFVPYPSINRWQAINRDYVAAQVKGGAPYIRKLPWGETVLSHQTHYNGKYEMMVYVGDEKAQSFKAMSNPFKTSANEDYMWNSVSVIDTGVVVAVGNLVGGGVYMEKGYAVRMLQAPFAKTMIDGVQTRNEGYYGATATQMILGMQNGMRFTGDFAYDEDSLYFTSRVSDTDQVSSGSNGDGVTLFIDTKNSSSDQIISEGTFRFQFMANGKMRVAKGNGTSSWQWNAMSADTLGVNYKRGGTNRYYIVEAAIPWERLGFSKETRPNGTHMRVNVMLQNRSTDNATLNYEMLPDAKRDESWSWMDFYLQPHDASAVQDTKVSNKTNKVGIYDLQGRLIKQTNDNSFPLLRKRGAPVIVRQQHADGSTSTHKVMMK, from the coding sequence ATGAAACAGATATTCTCATTTTTTCTCGTGATACTTTTCTGTCTGCAAGGTGTGTATGCAGGTAGTAAGGCTCCCTATACAGGTTCTCGTATCTTCTGGGATACGGCTACCAAGAAACAGATTTTTTCCAGTGGCGGCTATCCGCGAATGATAGAGCTGCAGGACGGTAGGCTGATGGCTGTTTGTGAGAACAAAGGCATTGATATAGCCTTTAGCAGCAACAAGGGCAATACGTGGACCGCTCCTACTAAGATAGTGATGAACGGGAACATCCCTGAGTGTGCGCCCGATCTGATTCAGTTGAGCGACGGCACCATCCTTGTTGCCTATAACCCTCGACCTTCGGCTCCTTATTCTGCCGATCGCCTATTTGGTATTCACCTGAAGCGAAGCATCGACAACGGAAAGACTTGGAGCGACGATATCGCAGTGTTTGACGGAAACTATGACTTCAGGGACGGTTGTTGGGAGCCGGCTTTCCTGGAAATGCCCGATGGAGAGGTGCATCTTTACTTTGCAGACGAGACTCCCTATACCAGTAATGATGACCAGCGCATAGCCATCTGTCGCTCTTATGATAAGGGGGCTACATGGACGGCACCAAAGACTGTGGCCTACCATTCTGGTAGTCGCGACGGAATGCCGTCGGCTGTCATTCTGGATAACGACAGTATTGCTCTCTGTTTTGAGAATCCAGGATGGCCGGGCGTTGGCGACTTCATTCCAACAATAGCTGTCTGTGCTGTCAAGGACAACTGGAAGCGCTTTGTGCCTTATCCTTCGATAAACCGTTGGCAGGCCATCAACCGCGATTATGTGGCCGCACAGGTCAAGGGTGGTGCTCCCTATATCCGAAAGTTGCCTTGGGGCGAGACGGTCTTGTCGCACCAGACTCATTACAACGGGAAATACGAAATGATGGTCTATGTGGGTGATGAAAAGGCGCAGAGTTTCAAGGCTATGAGCAATCCTTTCAAGACCAGTGCCAACGAGGACTATATGTGGAACTCCGTCAGCGTGATTGATACAGGTGTCGTCGTGGCTGTAGGAAACTTGGTGGGTGGCGGTGTCTATATGGAGAAAGGCTATGCCGTAAGAATGTTGCAGGCCCCGTTTGCCAAAACGATGATTGATGGTGTGCAAACGCGCAACGAGGGCTATTATGGTGCTACGGCTACACAGATGATACTTGGTATGCAGAACGGCATGCGTTTCACAGGCGACTTTGCCTATGATGAGGATTCGCTCTATTTCACTTCGCGCGTGTCAGACACCGATCAGGTTTCAAGTGGCTCTAATGGCGATGGTGTCACGTTGTTCATTGATACCAAGAATAGTTCTTCTGACCAAATTATTTCAGAAGGAACATTCCGCTTCCAATTTATGGCCAATGGGAAGATGCGAGTGGCTAAAGGCAATGGCACCAGTTCGTGGCAATGGAATGCCATGAGTGCAGATACGCTTGGCGTGAATTACAAGCGTGGCGGCACCAACCGTTATTATATTGTTGAGGCGGCCATTCCCTGGGAACGTTTAGGATTCTCTAAGGAAACACGTCCCAATGGCACACACATGCGTGTGAATGTAATGTTGCAGAATCGCAGTACCGACAATGCGACATTGAACTACGAGATGCTGCCTGATGCCAAGCGCGACGAGTCGTGGTCGTGGATGGACTTCTATCTGCAACCTCATGACGCATCAGCCGTTCAAGATACGAAGGTAAGCAACAAGACCAACAAGGTCGGTATCTACGACCTTCAAGGACGATTAATAAAACAAACGAATGACAATAGCTTCCCTCTTCTTCGTAAGAGGGGAGCACCTGTCATTGTGCGTCAGCAGCATGCTGATGGTTCTACGAGCACACATAAAGTGATGATGAAATGA
- a CDS encoding RagB/SusD family nutrient uptake outer membrane protein, which produces MNKLFYKISVFAIAFSLTACDDFLDKDVLGNATDENYYNTQYKMQSALDAVYDELQSDEYNDQEWRFGEAMGDNVFGTDEGLSSQMGQLVNFRFNTSNTWILQRWRVNYKGIHRANQVIYNIHRVRITNDQLSTYNQVRWIYGQAKFLRAYYYFNLIKTFGGVPIRPEQESVDSLVVPRSTLEECYAYVEKDLREAAIMLPNVYTSSSDLGKVTRGAAIALLMKVLMYEAKPGVPSEKWNEMVELGQYMVDNATMTFAQMLKYDGKEDWETLRERLWFKPVSLIQNGTQNTSEYESPTTTLPTMNNVYSLEYKDYYGNALHNGDKLSYLYQFYNDGEFSKGSIWEVNFKESADGTSGDTNEGQGLEFFNVGQVKMYATDQLLSNIFDTDVRKDFTIHHQGQTFDGEIWQGGEGNYVSLKWYTPKKDKPKYAGDNGKNRRILRYADVVLMYAEALNESGHREEALANLNKCKAQVNTLNSSTKLYVAGGYGYIRDQIWSERRMEFAFEWDRYFDLVRQGIAAKTLHNFAQYRATRRGAYFREGVHELMPIPQTEVDVSNGVVKQNYGY; this is translated from the coding sequence ATGAACAAACTTTTTTATAAAATATCTGTTTTTGCGATAGCTTTCTCGCTGACAGCCTGTGATGACTTCCTGGATAAGGATGTGCTGGGCAATGCTACCGATGAGAACTATTACAATACGCAATATAAGATGCAAAGTGCTCTTGATGCTGTCTATGATGAGTTGCAGTCGGATGAATACAACGACCAGGAATGGCGTTTCGGAGAGGCAATGGGCGACAATGTGTTTGGTACTGATGAAGGACTGTCATCACAGATGGGACAGTTGGTGAACTTCCGTTTCAATACATCGAACACATGGATTCTGCAGCGCTGGCGCGTGAACTATAAAGGTATTCATCGTGCCAACCAAGTAATCTATAACATCCACAGAGTACGCATCACCAACGACCAGTTGTCTACCTATAATCAGGTGCGCTGGATCTATGGTCAGGCGAAGTTCTTGCGTGCATACTATTATTTTAATCTGATTAAGACCTTTGGCGGTGTGCCCATTCGTCCTGAGCAGGAAAGTGTAGACTCACTGGTTGTGCCTCGCTCTACCTTGGAGGAGTGCTATGCTTATGTAGAGAAAGACTTGCGTGAAGCTGCTATCATGTTACCGAATGTCTATACCAGTTCTTCTGATCTGGGTAAAGTGACTCGTGGTGCTGCCATCGCCCTGCTGATGAAAGTGCTGATGTATGAGGCGAAGCCAGGCGTGCCTTCCGAGAAATGGAATGAAATGGTGGAACTGGGACAGTACATGGTTGATAATGCCACAATGACCTTTGCACAGATGTTGAAATACGATGGTAAGGAAGACTGGGAAACCCTGCGTGAGCGTCTCTGGTTCAAGCCTGTTTCGCTGATACAGAACGGAACACAGAACACGAGTGAGTATGAGAGTCCTACTACGACCTTGCCTACCATGAACAATGTCTATTCTTTGGAGTATAAGGATTACTACGGTAATGCTCTTCATAATGGTGACAAACTATCGTATCTTTACCAGTTCTATAACGACGGCGAGTTCAGCAAAGGCTCTATATGGGAGGTAAACTTCAAGGAAAGTGCTGATGGTACAAGTGGTGACACCAACGAAGGACAGGGATTGGAGTTTTTCAATGTTGGTCAGGTGAAGATGTATGCCACCGATCAGTTGCTGAGTAATATCTTTGACACTGACGTCAGAAAGGATTTCACCATCCATCACCAAGGACAGACCTTCGATGGAGAGATATGGCAAGGTGGTGAGGGTAACTATGTGTCACTGAAATGGTACACGCCCAAGAAGGATAAGCCAAAGTATGCTGGCGACAATGGCAAAAACCGTCGCATCTTGCGCTATGCCGATGTAGTGCTGATGTATGCCGAGGCACTGAATGAGAGTGGTCATCGTGAGGAGGCGCTTGCCAACCTGAACAAGTGTAAGGCACAAGTTAACACGCTTAATAGTTCTACGAAACTTTATGTGGCTGGTGGCTATGGTTACATTCGCGATCAGATATGGAGCGAGCGTCGCATGGAGTTTGCCTTCGAATGGGACCGTTATTTCGACCTGGTTCGTCAGGGAATTGCAGCCAAGACTCTTCACAACTTTGCTCAGTATCGTGCTACTCGTCGTGGTGCTTACTTCCGTGAAGGTGTGCATGAGCTGATGCCTATCCCTCAGACGGAGGTCGATGTGTCGAATGGTGTGGTGAAACAGAATTATGGCTATTAA
- a CDS encoding TonB-dependent receptor, giving the protein MNVTGTVVDDTREPLIGVTVKEKGTTNGTVTDFDGNFSISVSAGSTLVFSYVGYKTQSVAVNGKQKMNVTLHSDTNTLDELVVIGYGVQKKSDITGSISSIAGKDINNTPVSSTLQALQGRAAGVNIVQNSGAPGGGTTIKIRGTGTINDADPLYVVDGFIVDNIDYLNPNDIENVEVFKDAASSAVYGSRAANGVVAITTKRGKEGKVSIVYDGYMGVSNPWKTIDVMDADNYALMMDYVNGSSTYSADGQLFMTKNADGSYSYDPAKYAILDTLHHNSAGNWWDAVTRTGFKMQHGVSVSGGSEKTQFLASSSYYKENGIVKTSDYNRFNSRLNITTKLASWLTMQGNMAYTNERRNGVPEGSSGILKQALYESPMEYLYNNVGYWYSANPIAKLDQYNNQMHNDRLDLNLSLDAKFLKYFDYQFKASYYTIRRVDDDYSEVFGLDEDFVMPTSLSTVYKKQGNTNKWEINNLLTFMWQDKHHSITVLAGQTAEGYKYSWQEGYRSGTPSNEEAFRYLSGAYTGDKAYGLDREWTSIGYIGRVNYSLNDTYLFQANVRADGSSMFSKSNRWGVFPSVSLGWKFSNEKFMESFKSWLSNAKFRVGWGLLGNNRIDELSRYTYLTSGYNYPYGLGNATVYEGATATVLGNDGIKWEKNESWNIGIDISLWSNRLMLTAEYFNRKTTDMLLRVPTVSSAGLDSSPMTNAGAVKNYGWEFDVKWRDHIARDWHYEIGFNLSWIKNKVTSLGTGNEPIWGSYLSEGSIVDYVTKTAVGQPIGSFYGYVTDGIFQTFEEVKESAQYEVGKNDFEQTTMPGDFRFKDLNGDNRITAEDRTFLGSPLPDFVFGIPVSVGYKNLDLSIFMQGQTGNKIFNVTDYYLYNAAEGNVYADIRSRHWSGQLEGQARTYFPLNTNTNVPDLSNNDTPRNFRASDFFIKDGDYLRVKQVQLTYTVPQSVLSRLKINSLSLSLTAYNLFTITGYDGFDPEVGKVSGTETNNLSMGVDQGNYPQARSFTFGVKLGL; this is encoded by the coding sequence ATGAACGTCACGGGAACGGTGGTCGACGACACCCGTGAGCCCTTGATTGGTGTAACGGTCAAGGAAAAGGGTACGACGAACGGAACCGTCACCGATTTTGACGGAAATTTCTCAATCTCAGTATCTGCCGGTAGTACTTTGGTCTTCTCTTATGTAGGCTATAAGACGCAGTCAGTGGCTGTTAATGGAAAGCAGAAAATGAATGTCACACTGCATTCTGATACCAATACACTCGATGAATTGGTGGTTATCGGCTATGGTGTGCAGAAGAAAAGTGACATAACCGGTTCTATCAGTTCTATTGCTGGTAAGGACATCAATAACACGCCAGTATCTTCAACGCTGCAGGCTTTGCAGGGACGTGCTGCTGGTGTGAACATCGTACAGAACTCTGGTGCACCTGGCGGTGGTACCACCATCAAGATTCGTGGAACAGGAACTATCAACGATGCCGACCCTCTGTATGTGGTCGATGGCTTCATTGTAGATAATATTGACTATCTGAACCCCAATGATATCGAAAACGTGGAAGTGTTTAAGGATGCTGCCTCAAGTGCCGTTTACGGCTCGCGTGCCGCTAACGGCGTTGTGGCCATTACCACGAAACGCGGTAAGGAGGGTAAGGTATCCATTGTCTATGATGGTTATATGGGTGTGTCGAACCCCTGGAAGACAATTGATGTGATGGACGCCGACAACTATGCGCTGATGATGGACTACGTCAATGGCTCTTCAACCTATTCTGCCGATGGACAGTTGTTCATGACGAAGAACGCGGATGGCTCTTATAGCTACGATCCTGCGAAATATGCTATCCTCGATACGCTGCACCATAACTCAGCAGGCAACTGGTGGGATGCCGTGACGCGTACGGGCTTTAAGATGCAGCATGGTGTCAGTGTGAGCGGTGGTTCTGAGAAGACACAGTTCCTGGCCAGCAGCAGCTACTATAAAGAGAATGGTATTGTGAAGACGTCAGACTACAATCGTTTCAATAGTCGTCTGAACATCACTACTAAGTTGGCCTCATGGCTCACCATGCAGGGTAATATGGCTTATACCAATGAGCGTCGTAATGGAGTGCCAGAAGGCTCTTCTGGTATTTTGAAGCAAGCGCTTTACGAGTCGCCAATGGAATATCTGTATAATAATGTGGGCTACTGGTATAGTGCAAACCCTATTGCTAAGCTGGATCAATATAACAACCAGATGCATAATGACCGTCTGGACTTGAATCTTTCATTGGATGCTAAGTTCCTGAAGTATTTCGATTATCAGTTTAAAGCGTCATACTATACCATACGTCGCGTTGATGATGATTATTCAGAGGTCTTCGGACTTGATGAGGATTTTGTAATGCCTACTTCTCTGTCAACTGTTTACAAGAAACAAGGCAATACTAATAAATGGGAAATCAATAACCTGCTTACTTTCATGTGGCAGGATAAGCACCATAGTATCACAGTTCTGGCAGGTCAGACAGCTGAAGGCTATAAGTACAGTTGGCAGGAAGGCTATCGTTCTGGCACTCCCAGTAACGAAGAGGCGTTCCGTTATCTGTCGGGTGCCTATACTGGTGATAAGGCCTATGGCTTGGATCGTGAATGGACCTCTATTGGTTATATCGGACGAGTTAACTACAGCCTTAATGATACGTATCTTTTCCAAGCCAATGTGCGTGCCGACGGTTCTTCCATGTTCTCAAAGAGTAATCGTTGGGGCGTGTTCCCATCGGTCTCTTTGGGATGGAAGTTCTCCAATGAGAAGTTCATGGAGTCTTTCAAGAGCTGGCTGTCTAATGCCAAGTTCCGTGTAGGTTGGGGTCTCTTGGGTAACAACCGTATTGATGAACTGTCTCGCTATACCTATCTTACTTCAGGATATAACTATCCCTACGGTTTGGGAAATGCCACTGTCTATGAAGGTGCCACAGCTACAGTACTTGGTAATGACGGCATTAAGTGGGAGAAGAATGAGAGTTGGAACATTGGTATCGACATCTCGTTGTGGAGCAATCGTCTGATGTTGACTGCGGAATACTTTAACCGTAAGACTACCGATATGCTCTTGCGAGTGCCTACTGTTAGTTCTGCCGGACTGGACAGCAGTCCTATGACGAATGCCGGTGCAGTCAAGAACTATGGATGGGAGTTCGATGTCAAATGGCGTGACCATATTGCGCGCGACTGGCACTATGAGATTGGCTTTAATCTCTCATGGATAAAGAACAAGGTGACCAGTCTTGGAACAGGAAATGAGCCTATTTGGGGGTCTTACCTTTCAGAGGGTAGCATCGTGGACTATGTCACCAAGACGGCTGTCGGACAACCAATCGGTAGCTTTTATGGCTACGTAACCGATGGTATCTTCCAGACTTTCGAAGAGGTGAAAGAGAGTGCTCAGTATGAGGTGGGCAAGAACGACTTTGAACAGACGACAATGCCTGGCGACTTCCGTTTCAAAGACCTCAATGGTGACAATCGTATCACGGCCGAGGACCGTACGTTCTTGGGTTCTCCTTTACCTGATTTCGTGTTTGGTATTCCCGTGTCTGTGGGCTATAAGAACCTCGACCTGAGTATCTTCATGCAGGGTCAGACTGGCAATAAGATTTTCAATGTCACAGACTACTATCTCTATAATGCTGCAGAGGGCAATGTATATGCCGATATCCGTTCACGTCACTGGTCAGGACAACTCGAGGGACAGGCTCGTACATACTTCCCCTTGAATACAAATACAAACGTTCCTGACCTGTCGAACAATGACACACCACGTAACTTCCGTGCCAGTGATTTCTTTATTAAGGATGGCGATTACTTGCGTGTGAAGCAGGTACAGCTTACTTATACCGTACCTCAGAGTGTGCTGTCACGCTTGAAGATCAACTCTCTGTCTTTGTCATTGACAGCCTACAACCTGTTTACTATTACCGGCTATGACGGCTTCGACCCTGAAGTAGGTAAGGTATCAGGTACGGAAACCAACAACCTCAGCATGGGTGTTGACCAAGGTAACTATCCTCAGGCCCGTTCGTTCACTTTTGGAGTCAAACTGGGTTTATAA
- a CDS encoding ELWxxDGT repeat protein: protein MKKKLLLSTVLALTMGSAMAQSDNVIDLLPNGVTTDINPERRTVKEKNLIIAGSEANGYKAYFAATDEEHGTELWMTDGTKAGTKMVADILPGSGSSSPAWLCRLGEKVLFSAYTDNEGRQLWVSDGTEAGTKLIAQTYEMGDGNPQAIYQINETQAVFAAISDESAEYDPDNGAQYWLWITDGTAEGTKFLKQVKVDNPGKENTNQHSAFVRVGRRVFFKADDIDGHYGTELWVTDGTEAGTYLVKDINTEPNTDKGDGYTRDSAIDCMENYKNGKLFFKAWTMESGNELWASDGTEAGTYQVYDANPAVDPNNGLGVGPGVFGEGWEVYKDRIWFRGWSSSTGFELVGSNLEKGDYQVFDYFTLNPSQDHNSFPDPGCIFQDKYVFCGADGFDANAEPAQHGGEMLIFDGETITRQTETKFPGTLCNWVKEPIVAGGSLYWMNEANNVDQGLGSGLYRLDDLADEPVVVPTITTTGDNVNTLRNLNGTILYVCGANNRLYADEYTKLNWDGQSDKGYMEPDFGSVIDAIESIASDKAQNKMVNVYDINGTQLRRDIDAKEAAKGLKKGIYIIGNKKHIVL from the coding sequence ATGAAAAAGAAACTTTTACTCTCAACAGTCTTGGCACTGACCATGGGTAGTGCAATGGCTCAGTCGGACAATGTGATTGACCTGCTTCCTAATGGAGTGACCACCGACATCAACCCCGAACGTAGAACCGTGAAGGAGAAGAACCTTATTATTGCAGGTAGTGAGGCTAACGGCTACAAAGCTTATTTCGCTGCTACCGATGAAGAACACGGTACGGAACTGTGGATGACCGATGGCACAAAGGCTGGCACGAAGATGGTGGCAGACATTCTGCCTGGTAGCGGTTCTTCTTCGCCTGCATGGCTATGCCGCTTAGGTGAGAAGGTGCTGTTCTCGGCCTATACAGATAATGAGGGACGTCAGTTGTGGGTATCAGATGGTACTGAAGCTGGTACAAAACTGATTGCTCAGACCTACGAGATGGGCGACGGCAATCCTCAGGCTATCTATCAGATCAACGAGACACAGGCTGTCTTTGCAGCCATCAGTGATGAGAGTGCAGAATATGATCCCGACAATGGGGCACAATACTGGTTGTGGATCACCGACGGAACGGCAGAAGGAACTAAGTTCCTGAAGCAGGTGAAGGTGGACAACCCTGGTAAGGAGAATACCAACCAGCACTCTGCATTTGTACGCGTAGGTCGCCGTGTGTTCTTCAAGGCCGACGATATCGATGGTCACTATGGCACAGAGCTGTGGGTGACTGACGGTACTGAGGCAGGTACTTATCTGGTGAAGGACATCAATACTGAGCCTAACACAGATAAGGGCGATGGTTACACTCGTGATTCTGCCATTGACTGTATGGAGAACTATAAGAATGGTAAGCTCTTCTTCAAGGCATGGACCATGGAGAGCGGAAACGAATTGTGGGCTTCTGATGGTACAGAGGCTGGCACCTATCAGGTTTATGATGCCAATCCTGCCGTTGATCCCAACAATGGTCTGGGAGTTGGTCCTGGCGTCTTTGGCGAAGGCTGGGAGGTTTACAAAGACCGCATCTGGTTCCGTGGATGGAGCTCTTCAACTGGCTTTGAGCTTGTAGGCTCTAACTTGGAGAAGGGTGACTATCAGGTATTCGACTACTTCACGTTGAATCCCTCGCAGGACCACAACTCTTTTCCCGATCCAGGTTGTATCTTCCAGGATAAGTACGTATTCTGTGGTGCTGATGGTTTCGATGCTAACGCAGAGCCTGCACAGCATGGTGGTGAGATGCTGATATTCGATGGTGAGACCATTACTCGCCAGACTGAGACAAAGTTCCCTGGTACTCTCTGCAACTGGGTGAAAGAGCCTATCGTAGCAGGTGGTTCTCTCTACTGGATGAACGAAGCAAACAATGTGGATCAGGGCTTGGGTAGCGGACTATATCGTCTAGATGACCTTGCTGACGAGCCTGTTGTTGTTCCTACTATCACAACGACTGGTGACAATGTGAACACTCTGCGCAACTTGAATGGTACTATTCTTTATGTATGTGGTGCCAACAACCGCCTCTATGCTGACGAATATACCAAGCTGAACTGGGACGGTCAGAGCGACAAAGGCTATATGGAACCCGACTTCGGTAGCGTTATCGACGCTATTGAGAGCATTGCAAGTGACAAGGCTCAGAACAAGATGGTCAATGTGTACGACATCAATGGTACACAGCTGCGTCGTGATATTGATGCAAAAGAGGCCGCAAAGGGTCTGAAGAAGGGCATCTATATCATTGGTAACAAAAAGCATATCGTTCTATAA
- a CDS encoding M6 family metalloprotease domain-containing protein, protein MKQRKRLLFLLIALASVTLMAEDYQPMQRRMCRSGQHVKNEKVLHRAATDAATAEQYLGNRRQLVVLVAFADQSFSKEDDAETAQTTETRTVRMWNRIFNEENFNEAPFYGSVHDYFRDQSYGQLNLQFDLQYITLSESRIKYRSTEKDDENSKYLVQDVVNILEQRQIDWTPYDWNHDGEVNQLLIVYAGKGMNAGGDANTIWPHQGWLSDRENCQPIVVGTGNGQRKVDSYCCVQELSSSKTYGVFGTICHEFSHCLGLPDIYSSTASASFVGQWDLMDSGNYNEGGFRPCGYSAFERMMVGWITPTELTGPVSITGMKPLATNPEAYIIRNDAHRDEFYVVENRQPVAWDEPLPGSGIIIFHVNYDENWKRFTEPNKPYYKKNLYIIAANNTVPAPPQYMSLWSIENWGYPYNENDSLTNSSAPASVTINPCIGGQKLMSKPIYNMAVTDGLASFSFMKRDAPSAITTPVSSAPKGTYTILYTLGNIAIVRYANGAVRKIMR, encoded by the coding sequence ATGAAACAACGAAAAAGACTACTATTCCTGTTGATAGCACTCGCTTCGGTCACGCTGATGGCCGAAGACTACCAGCCCATGCAGCGCCGTATGTGTCGCTCTGGACAACATGTGAAGAATGAAAAGGTGCTCCATCGTGCAGCTACAGATGCTGCCACGGCAGAACAATACCTGGGTAATCGTCGGCAGTTAGTGGTGCTGGTGGCCTTCGCAGATCAGTCTTTCAGTAAGGAAGACGATGCAGAGACTGCACAGACGACCGAGACGAGAACCGTCAGGATGTGGAACCGCATATTCAATGAAGAGAACTTCAACGAGGCTCCTTTCTACGGATCGGTACACGACTATTTCCGCGACCAGAGCTATGGACAGCTGAACTTGCAGTTTGACCTGCAGTATATCACGCTCAGTGAATCGCGTATCAAATACCGTAGTACGGAGAAAGATGATGAAAACTCGAAATACTTGGTGCAGGATGTGGTGAATATTCTAGAACAACGACAGATAGACTGGACGCCATACGACTGGAATCATGATGGCGAGGTGAACCAACTGCTCATCGTCTATGCTGGCAAAGGCATGAACGCGGGGGGTGACGCAAACACGATATGGCCACACCAGGGTTGGCTCAGCGATCGTGAAAACTGCCAGCCCATCGTCGTGGGAACGGGCAATGGGCAACGAAAGGTGGACAGCTACTGCTGCGTGCAGGAACTGAGCAGCTCGAAGACCTATGGCGTCTTTGGTACTATCTGCCATGAATTCAGCCACTGTCTGGGACTGCCTGACATCTATTCTAGTACGGCATCGGCATCTTTTGTGGGACAGTGGGACCTGATGGATTCGGGCAACTACAACGAGGGTGGATTCCGACCTTGTGGCTACTCAGCGTTCGAGCGTATGATGGTGGGGTGGATCACACCTACAGAACTAACGGGACCCGTGAGCATTACGGGAATGAAACCTCTGGCCACCAATCCTGAGGCCTACATCATTCGCAACGATGCCCATCGTGATGAGTTCTACGTGGTGGAGAACCGTCAGCCAGTGGCATGGGACGAACCTTTGCCGGGCAGTGGCATCATCATCTTCCATGTGAACTACGATGAGAACTGGAAACGTTTCACCGAGCCTAATAAGCCTTACTACAAGAAGAACCTTTATATCATCGCTGCCAATAACACGGTGCCTGCACCACCACAATACATGTCGCTCTGGTCTATTGAAAATTGGGGCTATCCTTACAACGAGAACGACTCGCTGACCAACAGCAGCGCACCGGCCTCGGTGACCATCAATCCTTGTATTGGTGGCCAGAAACTGATGTCGAAGCCCATCTACAACATGGCGGTGACCGACGGGCTGGCCAGTTTCAGCTTTATGAAGCGTGATGCGCCCAGCGCCATCACCACGCCAGTCTCGTCTGCGCCAAAAGGCACCTACACCATTCTCTACACCCTTGGCAATATCGCCATTGTGCGCTATGCCAATGGAGCAGTAAGAAAGATTATGCGATAA